TGACGAAGCAGAAGCCGTTATCGCGCATGAAATCAGCCACATTGCGAATGGCGACATGGTGACCATGACGTTGGTTCAGGGGATAGTGAATACTTTCGTTATCTTCGTTTCCCGTCTGATCGCTCAGGTTGTTTCCGGGTTCCTGTCCGGCAACCGTGATGAAGGGGAAAGCAGTAACGGCAACCCGCTGGTTTATTTTGCTGTCGCGACCGTGCTGGAACTGGTGTTTGGTATTCTCGCCAGCATTATCACCATGTGGTTCTCACGCTACCGTGAATTCCACGCGGATGCGGGGTCAGCCAAGCTGGTGGGGCGTGAGAAAATGATCGCTGCACTGCAACGCCTGAAGACCAGCTATGAACCGCAGGAAGAGAGCAGCATGATGGCTTTCTGCATTAACGGAAAATCGAAATCCTTCAGCGAACTGTTTATGTCTCACCCGCCGTTGGATAAGCGCATTGAAGCGCTGCGCTCCGGCGATTACCTGAAGTAACTCACGATATTTTCTTCCCAAAGGCCCGTTCGGGCCTTTGTTATTTCTGCGTTTCTTGATCCAACAAACCTGCGTTTTCTCCGTTCGTGTGTTTTCATTAGATCTGAAACAGGTGGTGAAAATAGGAAGAATGTTTTATAAAATAAAACCACGATCACGGAAAAATGAAACATTGTTTCTATAATGCCGATATAACAGGCGTCTCGCGTGAGATTGGTGGCCTGACTTTTGAACAACCGGTGTCGGGGTAACCCGCTTGCTGGGCGATCGGAATGTCAGGTTATCGAAGAGTATGCGCGTGTGGCGTCAGATTCTTCATGATAAGTTCTAAGGATTTACGGATGGCCAAAGGTAACAAGATCCCCCTAACGTTTCATACCTACCAGGATTCAGCAACCGGCACCGAAGTTGTGCGTTTAACCCCGCCCGATGTTATCTGCCATCGCAACTATTTCTACCAGAAGTGTTTCTTCAATGACGGCAGCAAGCTGCTGTTTGGCGCTGCGTTTGATGGCCCGTGGAACTACTATCTGCTGGATTTAAAAGAGCAGAGCGCCACACAGTTGACGGAAGGCAAAGGCGACAACACCTTCGGTGGCTTCCTGTCCCCGAATGACGATGCGCTGTATTACGTTAAAAATACCCGTAATCTGATGCGTGTCGATCTGGAGACACTGGAAGAGAAAACGATTTATCAGGTGCCTGACGACTGGGTCGGCTACGGTACCTGGGTCGCCAACTCCGATTGCACCAAAATGGTCGGTATTGAGATCAAAAAAGAAGACTGGAAACCACTGACCGATTGGAAAAAATTCCAGGAATTCTACTTCACTAATCCTTGCTGTCGCCTGATTCGTGTCGATTTGGTCACGGGCGAAGCGCAGACTATCCTTCAGGAAAACCAGTGGCTGGGTCACCCAATCTACCGTCCGGGTGATGACAACACCGTAGCTTTCTGCCACGAAGGCCCGCATGACCTGGTTGATGCCCGTATGTGGTTTATCAACGAAGATGGGACCAACATGCGTAAAGTGAAAGAGCATGCTGAAGGCGAAAGCTGCACCCACGAATTCTGGGTGCCGGATGGTTCAGCGATGATTTACGTCTCTTACCTGAAAGACGATAGCAATCGCTATATCCGCAGCATCGATCCGGTTACGCTTGAAGATCGTCAACTGCGCGTCATGCCGCCGTGTTCTCACCTGATGAGTAACTATGATGGCACGCTGTTGGTCGGTGATGGTTCCGATGCGCCGGTCGACGTGCAGGACGATGGCGGCTATAAAATCGAGAACGATCCGTTCCTGTATGTTTTCAACCTGAAAACGGGCAAAGAACATCGTATTGCACAGCACAATACATCCTGGGAAGTGTTGGAAGGGGACCGTCAGGTGACTCACCCACATCCTTCTTTCACGCCGGATAATAAACAAGTCCTGTTTACTTCTGACGTAGATGGCAAACCTGCGCTGTATCTGGCGAAGGTTCCTGATTCCGTCTGGAATTAATAATACTAATAAATCCGCGTCACATTTTATGGCGCGGATTATTTTAAAATATTTACTTACATATTATTTTATTAAGTCTCTGACGCGGTTATTTCTCAAACTTAACTTGATTATCGTTGTTGCTCCATTGCCATAATCAAAGCGTTCCCTTTATACTAAAACCATTGTTCTATTTTTTTTAAAACAAAAAAACCTGAGTAGGGTAACCACAAAAATGGCTATTGCAGATTTAGATAAACAACCCGATTCCGTGTCGTCCGTTTTAAAGGTTTTTGGTATTTTGCAGGCATTAGGTGAAGAGAGAGAAATTGGTATTACCGAGCTTTCTCAGCGAGTCATGATGTCCAAGAGTACCGTTTACCGCTTCTTGCAGACGATGAAATCCCTGGGCTATGTCGCGCAGGAAGGTGAATCAGAGAAATATTCGTTAACGCTCAAGTTATTTGAACTTGGTGCAAAAGCATTGCAGAACGTCGATTTAATCCGCAGTGCGGATATACAGATGCGTGAGTTGTCTGCCCTGACGCGGGAAACGATCCACCTTGGTGCGTTGGATGAAGACGGCATCGTTTATATCCACAAGATTGATTCGATGTATAACCTGCGGATGTATTCGCGTATTGGTCGCCGTAATCCGCTGCACAGTACTGCAATTGGTAAAGTGCTGTTGGCATGGCGCGATCGTGGCGAAGTAGAAGAGATTCTGTCGACGGTTGAATTCACCCGCAGTACGCCACACACGCTGTGTACTGCTGAAGATCTTCTCAATCAATTAGACGTTGTCCGCGGACAAGGTTACGGAGAAGACAACGAAGAGCAGGAAGAAGGGTTGCGTTGTATCGCTGTGCCAGTATTCGATCGCTTTGGCGTGGTGATTGCTGGCCTCAGTATTTCTTTCCCGACAA
The genomic region above belongs to Pectobacterium colocasium and contains:
- the htpX gene encoding protease HtpX, translating into MMRIALFLITNLAVMLVFGLVLSLTGIQSSSVQGLMIMAGLFGFGGAFVSLLMSKWMALRSVGGEVIEQPRNETERWLMETVRTQSQQAGIAMPQVAIYHAPDINAFATGARRDASLVAVSTGLLQNMSRDEAEAVIAHEISHIANGDMVTMTLVQGIVNTFVIFVSRLIAQVVSGFLSGNRDEGESSNGNPLVYFAVATVLELVFGILASIITMWFSRYREFHADAGSAKLVGREKMIAALQRLKTSYEPQEESSMMAFCINGKSKSFSELFMSHPPLDKRIEALRSGDYLK
- the ogl gene encoding oligogalacturonate lyase produces the protein MAKGNKIPLTFHTYQDSATGTEVVRLTPPDVICHRNYFYQKCFFNDGSKLLFGAAFDGPWNYYLLDLKEQSATQLTEGKGDNTFGGFLSPNDDALYYVKNTRNLMRVDLETLEEKTIYQVPDDWVGYGTWVANSDCTKMVGIEIKKEDWKPLTDWKKFQEFYFTNPCCRLIRVDLVTGEAQTILQENQWLGHPIYRPGDDNTVAFCHEGPHDLVDARMWFINEDGTNMRKVKEHAEGESCTHEFWVPDGSAMIYVSYLKDDSNRYIRSIDPVTLEDRQLRVMPPCSHLMSNYDGTLLVGDGSDAPVDVQDDGGYKIENDPFLYVFNLKTGKEHRIAQHNTSWEVLEGDRQVTHPHPSFTPDNKQVLFTSDVDGKPALYLAKVPDSVWN
- the kdgR gene encoding DNA-binding transcriptional regulator KdgR produces the protein MAIADLDKQPDSVSSVLKVFGILQALGEEREIGITELSQRVMMSKSTVYRFLQTMKSLGYVAQEGESEKYSLTLKLFELGAKALQNVDLIRSADIQMRELSALTRETIHLGALDEDGIVYIHKIDSMYNLRMYSRIGRRNPLHSTAIGKVLLAWRDRGEVEEILSTVEFTRSTPHTLCTAEDLLNQLDVVRGQGYGEDNEEQEEGLRCIAVPVFDRFGVVIAGLSISFPTIRFSEENKHEYVATLHTAARNISEQMGYHDYPF